A single Defluviitalea saccharophila DNA region contains:
- a CDS encoding glycoside hydrolase family 13 protein encodes MDLLLNFIKMNYTQKLITYMSTVKEYINEKAVFSDETANFRDPVEPRKDEPVKVKLRTAKNNVDEVFVHFKGQKAKMIKTIQDEIFDYYEGVIPPCESTTSYFFELIKYGASFYYNKKGLVKHVEHVYDFRIVPDFHTPDWAKGAVMYQIFVDRFYNGDPTNDVLDNEYIYAGKPSEKVNDWYRYPSVDGIREFYGGDLKGVMDKLSYLKELGVEVIYFNPIFVSPSNHKYDIQDYDYVDPHYGVIIEDGGEVLSEGKFNNKYATMYVKRTTDKKNLIASNELMIKLIELAHANGIKVILDGVFNHCGSFNKWMDREGFYGGQPGYPKGAYREKESFYHNYFQWYDFNNWPNNDCYHTWNGFDTLPKLNYEGCRELFDHIISIGRKWVSPPYNADGWRLDVAAELGYSKEYNHYFWREFRKAVKEANPNAIILAEHYGDSYDWLQGDQWDTVMNYDGFMDPVSYFLTGMEKHSDHFRGDLLGNAKIFEDAMRYHMARFNIQSLQVAMNELSNHDHSRFLTRTNRTVGRIHTKGCEAAAYNINKGVMKAAVVIQMTWPGAPTIYYGDEAGVVGWTDPDNRRTYPWGREDNELLSFHKDIIKIHKSYEALKTGSLEFLLTDYWVLSYGRWDKNHRFVVVINIDDKERELSIPVWRVGVHYTDEMMRILYADIHNYFTENKAYKINNGILSVKMPPYSSMIFMQ; translated from the coding sequence ATGGACTTGCTTCTGAATTTCATTAAGATGAATTACACTCAGAAATTGATTACATATATGAGTACAGTGAAAGAATACATTAATGAGAAAGCCGTATTTAGCGATGAAACGGCTAATTTTAGAGATCCTGTCGAACCAAGAAAAGATGAGCCTGTAAAGGTAAAGTTAAGAACAGCAAAAAATAATGTAGATGAAGTGTTTGTTCATTTTAAAGGACAAAAAGCGAAGATGATTAAAACCATACAGGATGAGATATTTGATTACTATGAAGGGGTCATTCCTCCCTGTGAAAGCACTACTTCATATTTTTTTGAACTTATAAAATACGGTGCATCTTTTTATTATAATAAAAAAGGCTTAGTTAAGCATGTCGAGCATGTCTACGATTTTAGAATTGTTCCAGATTTTCATACCCCGGATTGGGCAAAGGGAGCAGTGATGTATCAAATTTTCGTGGATAGATTTTATAATGGAGATCCCACCAATGATGTATTGGATAATGAATATATTTATGCAGGCAAACCCTCTGAAAAGGTAAATGATTGGTACAGATATCCTTCTGTGGATGGAATCCGTGAATTTTACGGAGGAGATCTAAAAGGAGTTATGGATAAATTATCCTACCTTAAAGAGTTGGGTGTAGAGGTTATTTATTTTAATCCTATTTTCGTATCTCCCAGCAATCATAAATATGATATTCAAGACTATGATTACGTGGACCCCCATTACGGAGTGATCATTGAGGATGGGGGAGAAGTATTGTCTGAGGGCAAGTTTAACAATAAGTATGCCACGATGTATGTTAAAAGAACTACCGATAAGAAGAATTTAATTGCAAGCAATGAATTGATGATTAAATTAATCGAGTTGGCCCATGCTAATGGGATAAAGGTTATTTTGGACGGTGTATTCAATCACTGCGGTTCTTTTAACAAATGGATGGACAGAGAAGGCTTTTATGGAGGACAGCCAGGATATCCAAAAGGAGCATACAGAGAAAAAGAAAGCTTTTATCATAACTATTTTCAGTGGTATGATTTTAATAATTGGCCTAATAATGACTGCTACCATACATGGAATGGATTTGACACCCTTCCAAAGTTAAATTATGAAGGCTGCAGAGAATTGTTTGATCATATTATCAGTATTGGACGCAAATGGGTGTCCCCGCCTTATAATGCAGATGGCTGGAGATTGGATGTTGCTGCAGAATTGGGTTACAGTAAAGAATACAATCATTATTTTTGGAGGGAATTTAGAAAAGCGGTTAAAGAAGCAAATCCTAATGCCATAATCCTGGCGGAGCATTATGGAGATTCCTATGATTGGCTTCAAGGGGATCAATGGGATACCGTTATGAATTACGATGGATTTATGGATCCTGTCTCTTATTTTTTAACCGGTATGGAAAAGCACAGTGATCATTTTAGAGGAGATTTGCTTGGAAACGCCAAAATATTTGAAGATGCCATGAGATATCATATGGCTAGATTTAATATTCAATCCCTTCAAGTAGCTATGAACGAATTATCAAATCATGATCATTCCAGATTTTTAACGAGAACCAATCGTACCGTTGGACGTATTCATACAAAGGGTTGTGAAGCTGCGGCTTATAATATCAATAAGGGAGTTATGAAAGCGGCAGTTGTTATTCAGATGACCTGGCCCGGGGCACCTACTATCTATTATGGAGATGAAGCTGGGGTAGTGGGATGGACGGACCCCGATAATAGAAGAACTTATCCTTGGGGAAGAGAAGATAATGAACTTCTAAGTTTTCATAAAGATATCATTAAAATTCATAAAAGCTATGAAGCCCTAAAAACTGGCTCCTTGGAATTTTTGCTTACGGATTATTGGGTGTTAAGTTATGGCCGATGGGATAAGAATCATCGTTTTGTCGTTGTTATAAATATTGATGACAAAGAAAGAGAACTTTCCATTCCCGTATGGAGAGTGGGTGTTCATTATACCGATGAGATGATGAGGATACTATATGCAGATATTCACAATTATTTTACGGAAAATAAAGCTTACAAAATTAATAATGGCATTTTATCTGTAAAAATGCCTCCTTACAGCAGTATGATCTTTATGCAATAG